The nucleotide sequence CCATTTTATCAGCCTCACTGTGCTTTGGTCCCTTAGGTCTTGGTTCTCTAATTTCGCTTTTTTCCTCTCCTGTTTCACCTTCTCTGACACCACTTCTCCTTCTTTTTCTTGGATTGTAATCATATGTAGTCAAACTTTCCTTTGCTGCATCAATTGTCATAATTATCAGATGGCCTTTTGTGACACCATGCTTTCTTTTAATGTGCCTAAGCAAATCACTCCTCCAATTTGATCGGTATGGACATGCAGAACATTTAAACTGTCTGTAAGCACTCCTATTGAAGTTTATCAACCCATATTCCTTCTCGTTAACTTTTGTACTTGGATGTTTCTTTACTGGTGAAGTATGGACAGATTGACTGAATTCTTGCATATAAGACTCATAGGTTGCTCTGGCTTCTGCCTCAGATAGAGTGATTATATGTGATGGAGTAGTAGGATGCCTTATTCTCATGTGTTTGCTCAAGTCCCATTTCCAGTTTGACCGTCTACCACATTCTGAGCACATGAAAGGTTTGATGTAACCAAATGTTTTTGGATTAGCTGAGATAAGACCTGCTTTCTTGTTGGCTGTCTTTGGTGAAACAGTTGCCATATTATCCATCTTCTCCATATCCATTTTCTCACTTGGTGGCCCAATAATGTAGGGATTCTCAACCATACCAGAATCAAGCATTCCATCTCCAACATATATGATGCGAACTTCACTTCCAGGATGCATGTAATTATAATGTTTCTTCACATCACCTTTCAGAGCTGCGCGCTTTCCACATTCTGCACACATAAAAGGTTTGATATCAAGAGGTAAGAATTTTTCGGGTGATGTTTCATTGCCTTTTTGCTGTTTCATTTGCATGTTTGATTTGGGtccttggtcatctttttctattGGTACAATCCCATTATCTGTAATGTAACCTACTTTCACTGGCATATTACGATGCATGTAGTAATAATGTCTAGCAATGTCTGCCTTACTGGCACACTGTTTCCCACAGTCCATGCAGATGAATGGTTTGTCAGACATGCTTTCCTTCTTTGGTGGTGTGACTCTTGCTTCATTGTTCACATTTGGTACATTTAAGATGGTCGTCGGTATTGGACTGCTGTTATGGTCCATTCTTTCGTTGCTCATTACAAAGGGTTCCATTTGAGATTCATTGCTTGGCATTAGAGTCATCATGTTACGATTGATGTTATTACCCTTGTAGATGATACTAACTTCTATGTTTGGATGTACTGTACGAATATGTTTGCTGACAATCCACCTTTGGTTAGATTCATATCCACAGGCACTGCATTTgaaacattttccattttttatttcagaagtcTCGTCCAGTACTGTCTGTGGTTGGCTGAGGGCAACATTCAAATGATGCTCACGTCTGACAACTGGATTAGAGTTCAGATACTTTTCAATGGTAGCTTCTGCCTCCTGTCGACTAAGTTTGACAACATCCAGTGCCGTCTCAGGGTGGGCCTTTTTTATGTGTTTACGTATATCCCATTTCCAATTGGCTCTCCTTCCACATATTGGGCACATATACTGTTTCAGATTCATATGAGTTGAAACATGTGCTTTCAACTTTGATGGTGCATTGGTTACAAATGTGCAGTATTCACATTTAAATGTTGTAACTTCCCCTGTATTTCCATTTATGCTATCATTTTCAGGTGAAAGTTCCTTGACTGGAGAAGGTTCATGGCTTGATGGTTCAGAATCGTAATATGACATATCTGTGTGTTCATAGCTGTGTGCCATTGGTTCATAACTTTGATCCATGCTGTTTTCTGGTGTATCATTCATCATATCCATGCTgtaattattttcatatgattcaTTCATCTGACTTTCCATTTCAAATGGAAGATCTTTGCTTGCAGTCAACTTTTCATAATCAATGGTAATAACATTGTCAAGGATAGTGTCATCACCCATAATCTCTGGATGGTGTTTATACATGTGGCGTCTTATATCTCCTTTCCAGTGTGTCTGGTAGTCACAGTAATTGCATCTGTAAGGCTTATCATCAATGTGATACTTTGAATGTCGATCCACTTCAGTTTTCCACTGAGACGTAAATGGACAAGCAGGGCATTTGAACAGTGATGGTGATGATTTCTTATTAGGTATAGTCGGTACTCTTATTAAGTCCCCTGCCTCTGGTTCTTTCTTATGATCTCTACGAATGTGAACATTTAGATCCCCAACATATTTGTACTGCTTATCACAGTGTGGACATCGGTAACGTCTCTCAATCTGATGAATTGCTAGATGTTTCCTGAATTCATCTTGCCATTTGGCCTCATATGGACAGTATGGACATTTCAAACCTGTGTCAAGAAAACTGCCATCTACCTCTGGCAACTGATTGTCTACTATATTACCATCATCATCCACGACCTGGTTTTGTACAATATTTGTCAGGGAATTGTCTTGCTGATTTGGTGCTGGTATAAGAGGTGGTGGCGGAGGTAGAGAATCGGTTGGTGCTGGTGGTAAATCTAGGGCTTGGGATTGTACCATTGTTGGTTGTTGGTCCAAATAATCTTTCATCCTAatgttatgtttttgtttcatatgTCTATTCAAATCAGAAGAGCGTTTGTATTTGAGACCACACAATGGGCAGACAAATGATCCATCAGCTCCTTGCAAAATGGCTGCTTGTTTGGATGCTAATTTTTCTCCTCTTTTTGCTGCTTGTTTTGATGTTGATGGATAGTTGAAACTGTCATTGTCGGTCGACCAGTTCAAACTTGAATTGTTGTAGTTGGACATTAAACTGTTATCGTTGTCACCATAGTAATCCAAAGATGTATCAGCATTGTATGTGTTTGCATGTGCATAATACTGCTCTGTTCCAGTATTCTGGACACCCATAACAAAGTTCCTTCCAGCTGAAGGACCTTCTGTCATCATGTCATCATTTTGAGGTTCTTCGATATAAGCTGAATCATTACTGAAACTTCCCCGAGATGACATCTGAAAATTGTCAACAGTGTTTTCATGGAACATATTATCTGCATTATGATTTTCACGATGACGGTCAAAGTCCTGCTTATTATCAGTTGAATCACCACACTGTGGAGCTGGCAACTTCCTGTGCTTGGCCTTATGAGCTACAAATTCTATTTTCCTTCCAGTTGTAAATGAGCACATGGTACACTGGAACAGTTTAGCATTCAAATGGTTAGTAACAACATGTTTTGCTACTTTGCTCTTATCGTTGCTATTAAAAATACAGTATTCACACTTGTATACTTTTCCTTCAATTCCAGGTTCTTCTGTGATGTGTTCCTTGTTCTCGTTGGGATTCTCTGGTGCTTCTGGCAGTACAACTACGACATCGTCAGGGATTTCCTCCTCAATAGTACTTCTCATACCAACCATGTCATTCAAATCAATAGAGTTGTTTAtatcaatattgtatttaaacCTTGGATCATTCTGCTCTTCCTCTGTTTCTATTCTCTCTTCAACACGACTCATTTCTTCATTATATGCCACCTTTACATCGGAGAATGCCACCTCCtttttgtgtataagtttaaGATGTCTCTGTACTTTCTGTTTGTGTTTGGACGAGTATTCACATT is from Mytilus galloprovincialis chromosome 6, xbMytGall1.hap1.1, whole genome shotgun sequence and encodes:
- the LOC143079772 gene encoding uncharacterized protein LOC143079772; translation: MGKTKASEQPARKCDLCGFTNKNAYIFKRHRLRCRRDKKKIKGGGTKIIIKPSVFGSVSNNLSSPIKVVKEKGTRKKTSPSMSPCKRGRNYSCENCSFTTTKSKAFLYHEIQVHRKAYSIFTCTECEYSSKHKQKVQRHLKLIHKKEVAFSDVKVAYNEEMSRVEERIETEEEQNDPRFKYNIDINNSIDLNDMVGMRSTIEEEIPDDVVVVLPEAPENPNENKEHITEEPGIEGKVYKCEYCIFNSNDKSKVAKHVVTNHLNAKLFQCTMCSFTTGRKIEFVAHKAKHRKLPAPQCGDSTDNKQDFDRHRENHNADNMFHENTVDNFQMSSRGSFSNDSAYIEEPQNDDMMTEGPSAGRNFVMGVQNTGTEQYYAHANTYNADTSLDYYGDNDNSLMSNYNNSSLNWSTDNDSFNYPSTSKQAAKRGEKLASKQAAILQGADGSFVCPLCGLKYKRSSDLNRHMKQKHNIRMKDYLDQQPTMVQSQALDLPPAPTDSLPPPPPLIPAPNQQDNSLTNIVQNQVVDDDGNIVDNQLPEVDGSFLDTGLKCPYCPYEAKWQDEFRKHLAIHQIERRYRCPHCDKQYKYVGDLNVHIRRDHKKEPEAGDLIRVPTIPNKKSSPSLFKCPACPFTSQWKTEVDRHSKYHIDDKPYRCNYCDYQTHWKGDIRRHMYKHHPEIMGDDTILDNVITIDYEKLTASKDLPFEMESQMNESYENNYSMDMMNDTPENSMDQSYEPMAHSYEHTDMSYYDSEPSSHEPSPVKELSPENDSINGNTGEVTTFKCEYCTFVTNAPSKLKAHVSTHMNLKQYMCPICGRRANWKWDIRKHIKKAHPETALDVVKLSRQEAEATIEKYLNSNPVVRREHHLNVALSQPQTVLDETSEIKNGKCFKCSACGYESNQRWIVSKHIRTVHPNIEVSIIYKGNNINRNMMTLMPSNESQMEPFVMSNERMDHNSSPIPTTILNVPNVNNEARVTPPKKESMSDKPFICMDCGKQCASKADIARHYYYMHRNMPVKVGYITDNGIVPIEKDDQGPKSNMQMKQQKGNETSPEKFLPLDIKPFMCAECGKRAALKGDVKKHYNYMHPGSEVRIIYVGDGMLDSGMVENPYIIGPPSEKMDMEKMDNMATVSPKTANKKAGLISANPKTFGYIKPFMCSECGRRSNWKWDLSKHMRIRHPTTPSHIITLSEAEARATYESYMQEFSQSVHTSPVKKHPSTKVNEKEYGLINFNRSAYRQFKCSACPYRSNWRSDLLRHIKRKHGVTKGHLIIMTIDAAKESLTTYDYNPRKRRRSGVREGETGEEKSEIREPRPKGPKHSEADKMGKIWKCARCSFVNKDKMVVARHLYSRHRVRAFTCMKCLYATNHRSSAYRHIKQRHETENISICKIGIKYIRFDPSRHTYVKSAIEKAKAQGINLDTGSAAAVGENGQLFPGFENAEDITEDENLNLKMEEDVEDDFETTLDETDKEEDKDEIKDTYTFKETFKCKLCTFQSTWRSCVCRHIRQKHKSTNYQRHIKCIKKIVKNNGLEDEEKDLKQYMCTVCPYRTAKNNLLTLHMNCHKPQIGVHQEKCRYCPYYVRAPRLIQQHEKLHLEEQRKTESVEQTSEEPLPSTSTKEDSVFIQPQTPTPTKRHQCQKCPYRTNSKNDFYYHKQFHRPKPTSEFKCDECDYWVGLRRLLKQHKKVHEADYKDRRSSTSSIQSSPCKSDFSESSHVFDSVQLAMYKQKIISSKIQPSISHSPVMSPMKIACTVGNRPGYIMKNGGYRKIHKCSKCPYQNVRLRNLRLHELMHGFRKSKNQLMKCPDCDYYVGSKGLLSHHMKVHLPSYMADNPDKSSTETEIDDYTGDEKDSDISDIQFETKVDTLYEIARFKKYSCEKCPYASAKRSHYERHVEIHGSKQRHMCKYCDYSVPSRNLLVQHERLHCTPNQNLLAIQSLSNLMQLPEVPADVALASALPPIDTKESFKVSVTHDHIELYENSNQFDIEPKKLYRCDRCPYANVRRDHLLTHLKFHMLKSTLACPYCDYSVSKTHHLSQHIRVHFCPLPELSNWLAENGQLDRVKQNKDPDISEALYVAQLYKRDGQKQSEENEEEQCNGEKEEEKGEVKMEEESCDSPAQKEMNGVENGDEDMTPVKENKQINEASKSSESDTDNEISFKDSSIIISPTIAKDKSEEPASEKDVKLEEEKTDSENGEKSDVYICQYCDRELDQSDLLVQHEMQHLIGNNYEVYLNQFITSEKEEDIEKPPVLVENGDEDVENPKEQIENITENMEVEPAKEENTSIVNS